Proteins co-encoded in one Burkholderia ambifaria AMMD genomic window:
- a CDS encoding ABC transporter permease subunit yields the protein MFTFVLRRVGMVIPTFIGITILAFALIHLIPGDPIEVMMGERGVDPAMHAEAMKRLGLDQPLPLQYIHYIGRALHGDLGTSIITNTSVAGEFFARFPATVELSLCALVFALAVGLPAGVIAALRRGSAIDHGVMGTALTGYSMPIFWWGLILIMVFSSYLGWTPVSGRIAVEYDFPHPTGFMLIDALFAPDEGAFKSAVSHLILPAIVLGTIPLAVIARMTRSSMLEVLREDYIRTARAKGLSPARVVVVHALRNALIPVVTVIGLQIGTLLAGAVLTETLFSWPGVGKWLIDAIGRRDYPVVQGGILLIATLVIVVNLVVDLLYGVLNPRIRHTR from the coding sequence ATGTTCACTTTCGTGTTGCGCCGCGTGGGCATGGTGATCCCGACCTTCATCGGCATCACCATCCTGGCGTTTGCGCTGATTCACCTGATACCGGGCGACCCCATCGAAGTGATGATGGGCGAGCGCGGCGTCGATCCCGCGATGCATGCGGAGGCAATGAAACGGCTCGGCCTCGACCAGCCGCTGCCGCTGCAGTACATCCACTACATCGGCCGTGCGCTGCACGGCGACCTCGGCACGTCGATCATTACCAACACGAGCGTCGCGGGCGAATTCTTCGCGCGCTTCCCGGCGACGGTCGAGCTGTCGCTGTGCGCGCTCGTGTTCGCGCTCGCGGTCGGCCTGCCGGCCGGCGTGATCGCCGCGCTGCGACGCGGCTCGGCCATCGATCACGGCGTGATGGGCACCGCGCTCACCGGCTACTCGATGCCGATCTTCTGGTGGGGGCTGATCCTCATCATGGTGTTTTCGTCGTATCTCGGCTGGACGCCCGTGTCGGGGCGCATCGCGGTCGAATACGACTTCCCGCATCCGACGGGCTTCATGCTGATCGACGCGTTGTTCGCGCCGGACGAAGGCGCGTTCAAGTCGGCGGTCAGCCACCTGATCCTGCCCGCGATCGTGCTCGGCACGATCCCGCTCGCGGTGATCGCGCGGATGACGCGCTCGTCGATGCTCGAAGTGCTGCGCGAGGACTACATCCGCACCGCCCGCGCGAAGGGGCTGTCGCCCGCGCGCGTGGTCGTCGTGCATGCGCTGCGCAACGCGCTGATCCCGGTCGTCACCGTGATCGGCCTGCAGATCGGCACGCTGCTCGCGGGCGCCGTGCTGACCGAGACGCTCTTTTCGTGGCCCGGTGTCGGCAAGTGGCTGATCGATGCGATCGGCCGTCGCGACTATCCGGTCGTCCAGGGCGGCATCCTGCTGATCGCGACGCTCGTGATCGTCGTGAACCTGGTCGTCGACCTGCTGTACGGCGTGCTGAATCCGCGCATCCGCCACACGAGGTAA
- a CDS encoding ABC transporter permease subunit encodes MSNLQNTLPSESAPAGGRALALREFWANFSRNRGAVGAGIVVLVLILVALLAPLIAPHSPVEQYRDYVKIPPAWLEGGNWRFILGTDEAGRDILSRLMFGARMSFWIGFVSVVLALIPGIVLGLVAAFFQKWADTPVMRIMDVLLALPSLLLAVAVVAIIGPGLTNTMFAIAIVALPAYVRLTRASALGELQKEYVTASRVAGAGTVRLMFSQVLPNCTAPLIVQATLGFSSAILDAAALGFLGLGVQPPTAEWGAMLASARDYIDNAWWIVTMPGLSILISVLAINLLGDGLRDALDPKLKRMA; translated from the coding sequence ATGAGCAATCTGCAAAACACCCTGCCGAGCGAATCCGCGCCGGCCGGCGGCCGTGCGCTCGCGCTGCGCGAGTTCTGGGCCAACTTCTCGCGCAACCGCGGCGCCGTCGGCGCCGGCATCGTCGTGCTGGTGTTGATCCTGGTCGCGCTGCTCGCCCCGCTGATCGCGCCGCACAGCCCGGTCGAGCAATACCGCGACTACGTGAAGATCCCGCCCGCGTGGCTCGAAGGCGGCAACTGGCGCTTCATCCTCGGCACCGACGAAGCGGGCCGCGACATTCTTTCGCGCCTGATGTTCGGCGCGCGGATGTCGTTCTGGATCGGCTTCGTGTCGGTCGTGCTCGCGCTGATCCCCGGCATCGTGCTCGGGCTGGTCGCCGCGTTCTTCCAGAAGTGGGCCGACACGCCCGTGATGCGCATCATGGACGTGCTGCTCGCGCTGCCGTCGCTGCTGCTCGCGGTCGCGGTCGTCGCGATCATCGGCCCGGGCCTCACCAACACGATGTTCGCGATCGCAATCGTCGCGCTGCCGGCCTATGTGCGTCTCACGCGCGCGTCGGCGCTCGGCGAACTGCAGAAGGAGTACGTGACGGCGTCGCGCGTGGCCGGTGCCGGCACGGTGCGCCTGATGTTCTCGCAGGTGCTGCCGAACTGCACGGCGCCGCTGATCGTGCAGGCGACGCTCGGTTTCTCGTCGGCGATTCTCGATGCGGCCGCGCTCGGCTTCCTCGGCCTCGGCGTGCAGCCGCCGACCGCCGAGTGGGGCGCGATGCTCGCGTCCGCGCGCGACTACATCGACAACGCATGGTGGATCGTGACGATGCCCGGCCTGTCGATCCTGATTTCGGTGCTCGCGATCAACCTGCTCGGCGACGGGCTGCGCGACGCGCTCGATCCCAAACTGAAGCGGATGGCCTGA
- a CDS encoding ABC transporter substrate-binding protein, protein MEYNRLLHTLRVTAIAGVAAASLGVAGSAFAQIPNKTLVYCSEGSPAGFDSAQFTTGVDFTAATFTVYNRLVEFERGGTKVEPGLAEKWDVSSDGKVYTFHLRHGVKFHTTDFFKPTREFNADDVVFSFERMLDPNQAFRKAYPVSFPYFTDMGLDKLITKIEKVDPYTVKFTLAEPNAPFIQNMAMEFASILSAEYGEQLMKAGKAADINQKPVGTGPFIFRSYTKDATIRFDGNPDYWKKGAVKLSKLIFSITPDPGVRVQKIKRNECQVMSYPRPADIATLKADSGIDMPSQPGFNLGYLAYNVEHKPVDKLEVRQALDMAINKKAILESVYQGAGQAATAPVPPTQWSYDKNLKMPAYDTAKAKALLAKAGFPNGFDITLWAMPVQRAYNPNARLMAEMIQADWAKIGVKAKIVTYEWGEYIKRAHSGEQDTMLIGWTGDNGDPDNWLGTLLGCEAIKGNNFSHWCYKPFDELVQKGRTTTGQDARTKIYTQAQQIFAQQLPFSPIANSTVYQPVRKNVVDMRIEPLGYARFDGVGVK, encoded by the coding sequence ATGGAATACAACCGTCTGTTGCACACCCTGCGTGTTACCGCCATTGCAGGCGTGGCAGCGGCATCGCTCGGCGTCGCGGGTTCTGCATTCGCACAGATCCCGAACAAAACGCTCGTCTACTGCTCAGAAGGCAGCCCGGCGGGTTTTGATTCCGCGCAATTCACGACCGGCGTCGATTTCACGGCCGCCACGTTCACCGTCTACAACCGACTCGTCGAATTCGAGCGCGGCGGCACGAAGGTCGAGCCGGGCCTCGCGGAGAAGTGGGACGTCTCGTCCGACGGCAAGGTGTACACGTTCCACCTGCGTCATGGCGTGAAGTTCCACACGACCGACTTCTTCAAGCCGACGCGCGAATTCAACGCGGACGACGTCGTGTTCTCGTTCGAGCGCATGCTCGATCCGAACCAGGCGTTCCGCAAGGCCTACCCGGTGTCGTTCCCGTACTTCACCGACATGGGCCTCGACAAGCTGATCACGAAGATCGAGAAGGTCGATCCGTACACTGTGAAGTTCACGCTGGCCGAACCGAACGCGCCGTTCATCCAGAACATGGCGATGGAATTCGCGTCGATCCTGTCGGCCGAATACGGCGAGCAGCTGATGAAGGCCGGCAAGGCCGCCGACATCAACCAGAAGCCGGTCGGCACGGGCCCGTTCATCTTCCGCAGCTACACGAAGGACGCGACGATCCGTTTCGACGGGAATCCTGACTATTGGAAGAAGGGTGCCGTGAAGCTGTCGAAGCTGATCTTCTCGATCACGCCCGACCCGGGCGTGCGCGTGCAGAAGATCAAGCGCAATGAATGCCAGGTGATGAGCTATCCGCGTCCGGCCGACATCGCGACGCTGAAGGCCGACTCGGGCATCGACATGCCGTCGCAGCCGGGCTTCAACCTCGGCTACCTCGCGTACAACGTCGAGCACAAGCCGGTCGACAAGCTCGAGGTGCGTCAGGCGCTCGACATGGCGATCAACAAGAAGGCGATCCTCGAATCCGTCTATCAGGGCGCGGGCCAGGCCGCCACCGCGCCGGTGCCACCGACCCAATGGTCGTACGACAAGAACCTGAAGATGCCCGCGTACGACACCGCGAAGGCGAAGGCGCTGCTCGCGAAGGCCGGCTTCCCGAACGGTTTCGACATCACGCTGTGGGCCATGCCGGTGCAGCGCGCGTACAACCCGAACGCCCGCCTGATGGCCGAGATGATCCAGGCCGACTGGGCGAAGATCGGCGTGAAGGCGAAGATCGTCACGTACGAGTGGGGCGAGTACATCAAGCGCGCGCACTCGGGCGAGCAGGACACGATGCTGATCGGCTGGACGGGCGACAACGGCGACCCGGACAACTGGCTCGGCACGCTGCTCGGCTGCGAGGCGATCAAGGGCAACAACTTCTCGCACTGGTGCTACAAGCCGTTCGACGAGCTGGTCCAGAAGGGCCGCACGACGACGGGCCAGGACGCGCGCACGAAGATCTACACGCAGGCTCAGCAGATCTTCGCGCAGCAGCTGCCGTTCTCGCCGATCGCGAACTCGACGGTCTATCAGCCGGTACGCAAGAACGTGGTCGACATGCGCATCGAGCCGCTCGGCTATGCCCGCTTCGACGGTGTCGGCGTGAAGTAA